Proteins from a genomic interval of Fundulus heteroclitus isolate FHET01 chromosome 21, MU-UCD_Fhet_4.1, whole genome shotgun sequence:
- the LOC105922059 gene encoding cullin-1 translates to MSSNRTQNPHGLKQIGLDQIWDDLRAGIQQVYTRQSMAKSRYMELYTHVYNYCTSVHQSSQGRGSVPPAKPSKKSSTPGGAQFVGLELYKRLKEFLKNYLTSLLKDGEDLMDECVLKFYTQQWEDYRFSSKVLNGICAYLNRHWVRRECDEGRKGIYEIYSLALVTWRECLFRPLNKQVTNAVLKLIERERNGETINTRLISGVVQSYVELGLNEEDAFAKGPTLSVYKEYFECQFLTDTERFYTRESTEFLQQNPVTEYMKKAEARLLEEQRRVQVYLHESTQDELARKCEQVLIEKHLEIFHTEFQNLLDADKNEDLGRMYNLVSRITDGLGELKKLLETHIHNQGLAAIEKCGEAALNDPKVYVQTTLDVHKKYNALVMSAFNNDAGFVAALDKACGRFINNNAVTRMAQSSSKSPELLARYCDSLLKKSSKNPEEAELEDTLNQVMVVFKYIEDKDVFQKFYAKMLAKRLVHQNSASDDAEASMISKLKVSTAHTTRPAVLQNPALTSLSPPPPPQACGFEYTSKLQRMFQDIGVSKDLNEQFKKHLSNSEPLDLDFSIQVLSSGSWPFQQSCTFALPSELERSYQRFTAFYASRHSGRKLTWLYHLSKGELVTNCFKNRYTLQASTFQMAILLQFNTEDSYTVQQLTDSTQIKTDILVQVLQILLKSKLLVLEDENANVDEVDFKPDTVIKLFLGYKNKKLRVNINVPMKTEQKQEQETTHKNIEEDRKLLIQAAIVRIMKMRKVLKHQQLLAEVLNQLSSRFKPRVPVIKKCIDILIEKEYLERVDGEKDTYSYLA, encoded by the exons ATGTCGTCCAACCGGACCCAGAACCCCCACGGACTGAAACAGATCGGCCTGGACCAGATCTGGGACGACCTGCGGGCCGGCATCCAGCAGGTGTACACGCGGCAGAGCATGGCCAAGTCCCGCTACATGGAGCTCTACAC ACATGTATATAACTATTGCACCAGCGTCCACCAGTCCAGCCAGGGCAGGGGCTCCGTTCCCCCGGCTAAACCCTCCAAGAAGTCCAGCACCCCGGGCGGGGCCCAGTTCGTGGGCCTGGAGCTCTACAAGCGACTGAAGGAGTTCCTGAAGAACTACCTGACCAGCCTGCTCAAG GACGGCGAGGACCTGATGGACGAGTGCGTGCTGAAGTTCTACACCCAGCAGTGGGAGGACTACCGCTTCTCCAGTAAGGTCCTGAACGGGATCTGTGCCTACCTCAACCGCCACTGGGTCCGACGGGAGTGTGACGAGGGCCGCAAGGGGATCTACGAGATCTACTCG CTGGCTCTGGTCACCTGGAGGGAGTGTTTGTTCCGGCCGCTCAACAAACAG GTGACAAACGCCGTTCTGAAGCTGATTGAGAGGGAGAGGAACGGCGAGACCATCAACACCAGACTCATCAGCGGCGTGGTCCAGTCCTACG TGGAGCTGGGCCTGAACGAGGAGGACGCCTTCGCCAAAGGTCCCACGCTGTCCGTCTACAAGGAATACTTTGAGTGTCAGTTCCTCACCGACACGGAGCGCTTCTACACGCGGGAGAGCACCgagttcctgcagcagaaccccgTCACCGAGTACATGAAGaag GCGGAGGCCCGGCTGCTGGAGGAGCAGCGCCGCGTCCAGGTCTACCTCCACGAGTCCACGCAGGACGAGCTGGCCCGCAAGTGTGAGCAGGTTCTGATCGAGAAGCACCTGGAGATCTTCCACACCGAgttccagaacctgctggacgCCGACAAGAACGAAG ATCTGGGCCGCATGTACAACCTGGTGTCGCGCATCACGGACGGGCTGGGCGAGCTGAAGAAGCTGCTGGAGACCCACATCCACAACCAGGGCCTGGCCGCCATCGAGAAGTGTGGCGAGGCGGCGCTCAAC gACCCAAAGGTGTACGTGCAGACAACGCTGGACGTCCACAAGAAGTACAACGCCCTGGTCATGTCCGCCTTCAACAACGACGCCGGCTTCGTGGCCGCGCTCGACAAG GCGTGCGGCCGCTTCATCAACAACAACGCCGTCACCAGGATGGCGCAGTCCTCCAGCAAGTCCCCCGAGCTGCTGGCGCGTTACTGCGACTCTCTGCTGAAGAAGAG CTCCAAGAACCCAGAGGAGGCCGAGCTGGAGGACACGCTGAACCAAGTG ATGGTCGTCTTCAAGTACATCGAGGACAAGGACGTCTTCCAGAAGTTCTACGCCAAGATGCTGGCCAAGCGCCTGGTCCACCAGAACAGCGCCAGCGACGACGCCGAGGCCAGCATGATCTCCAAGCTGAAGGTCAGTACCGCTCACACGACCCGGCCCGCTGTCCTTCAGAACCCTGCGCTGACGtctctgtccccccccccccccccgcaagCCTGCGGCTTCGAGTACACGTCCAAGCTGCAGCGCATGTTCCAGGACATCGGCGTCAGCAAAGACCTCAACGAGCAGTTCAAGAAGCACCTCAGCAACTCCGAGCCTCTGGACC TGGACTTCAGCATCCAGGTTCTGAGCTCCGGCTCCTGGCCTTTCCAGCAGTCCTGCACCTTCGCTCTGCCGTCAGAG CTGGAGCGGAGCTACCAGCGCTTCACGGCGTTCTACGCCAGCAGACACAGCGGCAGGAAGCTCACCTGGCTCTACCACCTGTCCAAAGGAGAGCTGGTCACCAACTGCTTCAAGAACCG GTACACGCTGCAGGCCTCCACCTTCCAGATGGccatcctgctgcagttcaacaCGGAGGACAGCTACACGGTGCAGCAGCTCACCGACAGCACGCAGATCAAAACC GACATCCTGGTTCAGGTTCTGCAGATCTTGTTAAAGTCCAAGCTGCTG GTTCTGGAGGACGAGAACGCCAACGTGGACGAGGTGGACTTCAAGCCGGACACGGTCATCAAACTGTTCCTCGGATACAAGAA CAAGAAGCTGAGGGTCAACATCAACGTCCCCATGAAGACGGAGCAGAAGCAGGAGCAGGAGACGACCCACAAGAACATCGAGGAGGACCGCAAGCTCCTCATCCAG GCGGCCATAGTGAGGATCATGAAGATGAGGAAGGTTCTGAAGCACCAGCAGCTCCTGGCTGAGGTTCTGAACCAGCTGTCGTCCCGATTCAAGCCCAGAGTTCCCGTCATCAAG